The nucleotide sequence ttttcAGAGATTACCCACATTGTAGCATGGATTAGTGTTCCATTCCatttttgaataatattccattgcatgaatatactgcattgtgtttatccattcattagctaATGGGCATTTAGGATGTTCTgctttttgactattataaataatgctactatgaacattcatgtacaagtctttgtgtgacatatgtttttaattcttctggATTTATATTTAGAACAATGCACATTTTTATACATGTATCTTGGTGGACACAAGCAGTCCTATCTCTTGGCTTTGTGTCCATATGTGTAATTCCTGGGTCACAGGTTCTAGAAGGTTTACCAAACAGCTatccaaagtggttgtatcatCTGCATACTCATAACCAATGTATTGGAGTACCCCTTGCTCCGTacctcaccaacacttggcaATCCTTTTCACTTTAGCCTTTCTGGTGAGTATGTAATggtatcattttgttttaatttacatttctatgaTGACAAATAATGTTGAGCACTCTTTATGTACTTTTTGGTCATTTGGATGTTCTCTTTTGTGAAATGCCTATTCAAGTCTGTTGCTCCTTTTCCTGAAGGGtcatctatctttttttcttaatttatggaAAGCTTTTATATGGATATATGCTGGATACACATTCTTtgatatatgtattaaaaatatggaaatatcttctccaagTCTGTGTCTTACCTCCTCATCTCTTCATGTTGTATTTtgaaattgaggtaaaatttacacaGAAGGTAATTCACAGATCTTAAGTGTATGACTCAATgagttttcataaatataaacaCCCATGTAACCACCACTCCACTCAATACAGaaatgtagaacatttccatcacaacAGTAGAACAGAAGCATACTTCTGCCTATAACTTGCCAATCCTCACCTCCCTAGACAACAACTGTTTTGATTTATAACACTataaattagttttgcctgtccataaatttaatattaattaaatcatatagtatatattctttttatctttctctgggcTTTACTTTTGATATTTTCTACTGATCTATTTTCCAGGTTTATAATCCTATCCTCTTCTGTGTCTTCTTGATTCTTGGTcacattttcctgcctttttgcatgtctaacaatttttttattatgggaTGAACATGTTTATAATAGGTCCATAGAGGCCCTCAATGATATATTTCACCAGATCAATTTTTCCcttgcttttattaatttattttaattttttaaatatttgtttattttctgagagagacagagtgtgagtgggggagagacagaagacagagagggagacacagaatctaagcaggctccaggctccgagatgtcagcacagagcctgacacagggcttgaactcatgacctgtgaaatcatgacctgagctgaagtcagctgcttaactgactgagccacccaggcacccctctccctttGTTAGGAAACAGGGTAAGGGCTGATCACCTTGAGCTAATCAAGGCTTGAATTAGGCTTGGTTTTAGTTTTCATAAGATTTAGTCTAACTTTGGTTCTCCTGGGCCTTGGGTTGATAGCTTGGCTGGTCTCTGTCTCCTCAGCCCTTAAAGATTGTGGAAGATCTGTCCCTATCCTTTGGAGGTTTTGAACTTATGTCTTTAGCAAGCTTACCACCCACCTTCtcaacacacgcacacacacacacacacacacacacacacacacacagcttgaaaaattttgaaaatgttttaaggtAAGACTATTGTATATTTAATGGAGGGTCTTTCTCTCTAACCTCTTAAGCATTGTGAGATTTGTCTTTTAGAAGCCTTCAGTCTAGCTTCCTAGCCTCTTTTGTATGGCCCCCAAATCCAGAAGCTGTCCCACACACAGGGAAAACTTGTTATGCATTTAGAGAGTGCTTTAAATTTTTGATTGCCAAAAAACATTGCTGAGCTTTCCTTCTCTCATCTGCGTCCCTCTGCCTGGGCCAAGTCCAAGCTGCACAATGGTCCCCAGATCAAATATTCCCAGAGAAGAAAAGAGCTGGTGATTGACCGTTCACTTGGAGGGGCCCTCCTCCCTGGAGTTCTATTCATCTCGTCCTTATTGTAGCCATGTTTCtctaacttattattttttaaaaagtgtgatttGTGTAATTTATCCAGGTTTTCCTAGTTGTTGCAGCACAAGTGTTGGGCTTTTACGACCTATTATATCCTATACAGGAGTAGAGGTCCAGACACATAGCTAAAGAGGTATATGGAAGAACCACTGGTCAAGGCATACAAGCAAGAAATAGGTTTAATAAGTATGTGAGCAGCAGCATGTTGCAGAAAGCTTGGAGAAAGCAGCCCTTACAAAGCAAGATGGCAGAACTTTGAGTGAgtgcaaaagaagaaacacaagcTTAAGGACTTGATTTGGGAGATCTGACATCCCAAACCAAACAACATGGAACCTAAGATGAAGGTCAGAAGAAATCTTTCCAAGTACTTTTCACAATTATAATTCAATAATCAACTGTTTGGATCCGACTTTCCCAGTAAAATGTAAACTCTAAGAAGGTAGGAATTTTGCCTGCCTTCTATACTTTCACCACTGTATCACCTGAACATAAGCGTAATGATTTCCATTTGGTAGGTTATTAGTTAAGTAGTAATTAATATTTGTCCAAAGAATAAAGGTAGGAATTTTGGATTCACATGGTAGAAATCAACACCACAGCCTACCATTAGTCTTCTAGAGTTGGTTGTAAATAATTGTgattatattatctatctatctatacatataaacatttatattaacGTTATAAAATCTCATTCCAGAATCTTTTGTTTCTATGATTTCCAGATATTCCATTGTCCAGATGTTCCAGCTGCCTATCCCCCAGAAATCCAGATCTGGCTTGCTATGGAGGCCACAACTTGTAACGGATCAGTGGATGGATCACCAGTCTTCTATCTGGTGGGAATCCCCTCTTTGCCAGAGACCTTCTTCCTccctatgttttttattttcctcctcttctatctTCTCATCCTTATGGGAAATGCCCTGATCCTGGTGGCTGTGGTGGCAGAGCCCAGCCTCCACAagcccatgtacttcttcctgatCAATCTCTCTACTCTGGACATTCTCTTCACCACAACCACTGTCCCCAAGATGCTGTCCTTATTCCTGCTTGGAGACCACTTCCTCAGCTTCCCTGCTTGCTTATTGCAAATGTACCTCTTCCAAGGCTTCACATGTTCAGAAGCCTTCATCTTGGTGgtcatggcctatgaccgctatgtggcTATCTGCCGCCCACTGCACTACCCTGTCCACATGACCCCACAGACCAATGCTTCACTGGCAGCCTGTGCCTGGCTTACCGCCCTCCTCCTGCCCATCCCAGCAGTAGTCAAGACCTCCCAGATGGCATATAACAACATTGCTCAGATCTACCATTGTTTCTGTGATCATTTAGCTCTGGTTCAGGCTTCCTGCTCTGACACCATGCCCCAGACCCTCATGGGCTTCTGTATTGCTATGGTGGTatccttcctgccccttctcctggTTCTTCTTTCCTATGCCCACATCCTGGCCTCGGTGCTTCGCATCAGCTCCCGAGAAGGACGCTCAAAAGCCTTCTCCACCTGCAGCTCCCACCTCCTGGTGGTTGGCACCTACTATTCATCCATCGCCATAGCCTATGTGGCCTACAGGGCTGACTTGCCACTCGACTTCCACATCATGGGCAACGTAGCATATTCTATTCTCACACCAATCCTCAACCCTCTCATTTACACTCTGAGAAACAAGGATGTCAAGGCAGCCATTACCAAAATCACATGTCTCAAGACCCAGTCTGGGATAAGAGCCCTTGAGCTTTAGATGCAGCTAATTCTGCCCTCAGGACACCAAATAACAGTGCCCAGAACAGATTAGGAACTCAGTAAATactgctgaataaataaattaatgcataCAGAATAGTAAAAGAGAATGCAACTGAACAGACACTTCCAACAGGCAAAGTCAGGTAGACAAGATGATCCATCCACGGATTTCAGTCaaacttttaatgaaaataaagtctACACCATTGGAATAAAGTGCTGAGTCCTTCAGGACTATTAATGATGCTCTTCTCATTATCAGCAAAGTCTAGGAACAAATCCTACCCTCCCTTATATATGTTCTAAGAGATGCCAGGGAATTGATCTCTGCAGGGTGGTGGGTGCAGTGCCAACAGGAGTACCATCTTGAGGGGAAGCACCCTAAGAGACCTGCCTAGAAGCAAAAAGCTGAGGGTTTAGTGGACCATGGCTCACCTCCCAACAAGGCCTTGTATGGAGACACCACAGGAGCACAAGTGTGGACCAGGTTTAACAGGTGAGTAGGGCTAGGGATAAAGTGCTCCAAGACAGGCAGAGAATGCTGGGGTAGGGAAACAGGGTAGGTAGTCCAGAGCCTATAAAGGAGGACCAGGAATCAAGAAGACACTAGACACAGGCAACCAGGATCCAGGTTGACTGTGCACATGTAGGCTGTGGGAAATTGGACCACATATCCTGGCGGAGCTGGGCAAGGGGGTGCACTTAATGGGTGGGATTCAAATAATCTTGACCAAGGGAAAGCAAGGCTGATGATAGCAGTCACCACTGGACACACTAGCAAGCCCTGAGCCCAACATGTTCTAGGCTTATGTAAGTGATGTTTGAGCATTCTTTCTGTAAGCATCACAACAATCCAGGAGGtcacaggtgaggaaaatgaGCTCTAGgaaggggaagtgacttgcctaaggtcacactgCTAGAAGTAGGAGCTAGGATTGGAATCAGGTCCTT is from Neofelis nebulosa isolate mNeoNeb1 chromosome 10, mNeoNeb1.pri, whole genome shotgun sequence and encodes:
- the LOC131488572 gene encoding olfactory receptor 2AT4, with the translated sequence MEATTCNGSVDGSPVFYLVGIPSLPETFFLPMFFIFLLFYLLILMGNALILVAVVAEPSLHKPMYFFLINLSTLDILFTTTTVPKMLSLFLLGDHFLSFPACLLQMYLFQGFTCSEAFILVVMAYDRYVAICRPLHYPVHMTPQTNASLAACAWLTALLLPIPAVVKTSQMAYNNIAQIYHCFCDHLALVQASCSDTMPQTLMGFCIAMVVSFLPLLLVLLSYAHILASVLRISSREGRSKAFSTCSSHLLVVGTYYSSIAIAYVAYRADLPLDFHIMGNVAYSILTPILNPLIYTLRNKDVKAAITKITCLKTQSGIRALEL